The sequence below is a genomic window from Drosophila busckii strain San Diego stock center, stock number 13000-0081.31 unplaced genomic scaffold, ASM1175060v1 hic_scaffold_52, whole genome shotgun sequence.
TGAGGAACATTAAAGCGTAGCGGAAACAACTTAATAAAACTttgcatatattataaacGCTTAACTTaagattattattaaaacGCGAGCAATTATCAACTGTGTTACTTTAGCAGGTTGTGAATATGTTATAtagattaatatttatatgcataactcTGATGAGCTTCTGGCTACCCAGCGGCTTGGCCAGTACGCCACCACCAATGGATATCAGTGATATTGATAAATATGATGCAACGGATGAAGACTCCAAGGAAGTGAATGGTGCTCGTTCTAACGAAATTTATGAACATACTGAAGaaactgatgatgatgaagaagaagacCCTGATTTTAATGAGATCCAAAATCTTATCTCACCAAGCATTAACGGGACAAAAGAGGACTTATTACATAAAGTTTTTGAGCTGCTTGACAATGTTGATAGCGAAAATGTACTGCATGAGCTGGAGCAAGCCATTAATGATGCATTTAATTCTATCGAAACTTCGAAGTGGTACTGCGAGTCTGGGAACACAGCAACGGCAAAGGTaactgaagcaacaacaactacaacgacAACTGTAgaaacaacaactataacgACAACAACACCCATCCGCCCTACAATAGTTGAGCCACTTAAAAAGTGTGGTGCTAATAACGAAAATCAATGTGTTAAGCATTGGCAATGCAAAGCCACAACGAGCGATCCCAAATTCATTGTGGATCTGAGTACAAGAAGTGACTGTCCCTATATGCAAGTCTGTTGCAGCGCTGATAATCTGGTAAGCATTTAACACgaagcaaacaacacacagaACTTAGCATTCATATATTGTAGCAACTAGAGGAAGTACAGGAATATGCCGAGctggaaaaaaataaagttacatATGGCTTTAGTGATCCTAATGGCGTTAGAATGAGCGCAATAAATAGAAAAGCTGGCATAACAAACTTTGGTGAATATCCGTGGACCGTGCTCATATATCagaaaacaaatcaattcTTTACTGGCACGCTCATACATCCTGAAATTGTCTTGAGCGTAGCTGCCTATGTGAATAAGAAAACACCCGAAGACTATAGAGTAGTAGCAGGCGACTGGGATGAAAAGACGACAGATGAAATTTTGGCAAATGAAGAGCTTAGGGTCAAAACTATACAAGTGCACCCGGCGTTTGACCATAATAGCTATGCTAATAACGTAGCACTGCTCTTCTTGAATGGCCACTTTACGCTTATGTCACACATCTTGCCTATAGCCTTGCCTAAGCCACCCGGCAAGCTGCATCGCCACTGCCTTGTATCTGGCTGGAACCAAAAGGGCAGGTCGTATGAACGTAATTTGAAGGTTAGCATGCCCTTGAGCGTTGCACCTTGCTCTAAAGAAGTTCAAAGTCTTTACTGTGTGAATGCTGCAAAGAAGGATCTACAATATGCAGAAGGAGCGGGCATGGCTTGCAAGGTGGATGACTTTGCAAATGAGTATTATTTGATTGGTGTCTGGAGTCATGGCCTTGGCGCTTCAGTCAGTAAAACTAAGTTTGTCAGTGTTGAGGCCGTGTTGCCTTGGATTAAGGCAGAACAGAAGAATTAtagtgaaaaacaaaataatatcaatgtgccttaaagcttaaagaatTGACTTGTGTTTCATTTGCTTACTTTTACTTGAAGCTCATGTGGTGAAATTTACGCCACAAAAGCGACGCCACATTACGGtctcaaaacacacacagagagagagagaaagggagagagagagagagcagcagcagttctaTAATGTAGCAAGTGTTGGCAAGGCCTCCCGCCGGCTTGGCAGGCATGCTGTGTGCCTgtggcatttcaatttttattccCTTTAActttgccagcagcacagctcaaatgttt
It includes:
- the LOC108595066 gene encoding trypsin-1-like; this translates as MSFWLPSGLASTPPPMDISDIDKYDATDEDSKEVNGARSNEIYEHTEETDDDEEEDPDFNEIQNLISPSINGTKEDLLHKVFELLDNVDSENVLHELEQAINDAFNSIETSKWYCESGNTATAKKTNQFFTGTLIHPEIVLSVAAYVNKKTPEDYRVVAGDWDEKTTDEILANEELRVKTIQVHPAFDHNSYANNVALLFLNGHFTLMSHILPIALPKPPGKLHRHCLVSGWNQKGRSYERNLKVSMPLSVAPCSKEVQSLYCVNAAKKDLQYAEGAGMACKVDDFANEYYLIGVWSHGLGASVSKTKFVSVEAVLPWIKAEQKNYSEKQNNINVP